One region of Marivirga arenosa genomic DNA includes:
- a CDS encoding BatA domain-containing protein — translation MSFTNPNAFWLFFLVLIPVLIHLFQFRRYKTLKFSNLYFLNAVHEEEKKSRKLKHILILISRILLIIFLTFSLAKPFWKNEATNSELNLILVDDTPSNLSFTEGKSNSIFDENIGYVNRLYERYPQSLKAININGELISAYSNSNILNSKSSIDIKSALSEYKDAKKLLILSDYQENLISENINYFKDTTKAFIFMPPYLEKPTNAFIDSVWIDQNAEETASLNIRISLFGNGLDVNLSLLNNDQLEGTQQISLEDNASSVINFPLKRFAETKVREYEIKLEGDEIEFDNQFYFSVINQEKLNVLSLSATEPNTLITTLFENEDLFNLEKESLINFSYQNLENYDLVLLEVGNQLSSFASSALKSYAAEGKNLVIIPNSNFDQFNFLEELGFSNISLIKDSNENSIRLSVPDIQNPFYTNIFSSLDGNISMPESRLFMRWTSGRNLLSFVNTYPFLSVVGIQDNIYAFSSPLKEDFTNFTRHGIFLPVFYKIAFSGNNENQVQYSYLNDDLIQLNTSNLSSSDIFKLKQLNQELVPDQRVSTNQLQLILPTDDINNGFYEIINTKTEEVLGPLALNYPKAESENSYYTTSKLKELFQGQSNVEIIESYDFSSIDEYIAETKEGFPLWKYFLVLALLSLLAEVLIIRFLK, via the coding sequence ATGAGTTTTACAAATCCCAATGCTTTTTGGCTGTTTTTTTTGGTTTTAATACCTGTTCTGATTCATTTATTTCAATTCAGAAGATATAAAACTTTAAAATTCAGTAATCTATATTTTCTTAATGCAGTTCATGAAGAGGAGAAGAAAAGTAGAAAGCTCAAACATATTCTTATTTTAATTTCCAGAATACTGTTGATTATTTTTCTTACTTTCAGTCTCGCTAAACCTTTTTGGAAAAATGAAGCTACTAATTCTGAGTTAAATCTGATTTTAGTGGATGATACACCATCAAATTTAAGTTTTACTGAAGGTAAATCGAATTCAATTTTTGATGAAAATATAGGCTATGTTAATAGATTATATGAGCGATATCCACAAAGTTTAAAAGCGATTAACATAAATGGTGAGTTAATTTCTGCCTATTCAAATTCAAATATTTTAAATTCAAAAAGCTCTATTGATATAAAATCTGCCTTAAGTGAATATAAGGATGCTAAAAAGCTATTAATTCTCAGTGATTATCAAGAGAATCTTATTTCGGAAAATATTAACTATTTTAAGGATACTACTAAGGCTTTTATTTTCATGCCACCCTACCTTGAAAAGCCAACCAATGCATTTATTGATTCAGTTTGGATTGATCAAAATGCTGAAGAAACGGCAAGCCTAAATATTAGGATTTCATTATTTGGGAATGGACTAGATGTGAATTTATCGCTTTTGAATAATGATCAATTAGAAGGTACTCAACAAATCAGCTTGGAAGATAATGCTTCTTCAGTAATAAATTTTCCTTTGAAGCGATTTGCGGAAACAAAGGTTAGAGAATATGAAATTAAGCTAGAAGGTGATGAAATTGAATTTGATAATCAATTTTATTTTTCTGTTATAAATCAAGAGAAATTAAACGTTTTGTCATTAAGCGCTACTGAGCCTAATACATTAATCACTACTCTCTTTGAGAATGAAGATCTTTTTAATCTAGAAAAGGAATCATTAATTAATTTCTCTTATCAAAATTTAGAAAATTATGATTTGGTATTACTTGAAGTTGGAAATCAACTCAGCAGTTTTGCTTCTTCAGCCTTAAAAAGCTATGCTGCAGAAGGAAAAAACTTGGTAATAATACCTAATTCAAATTTTGATCAATTTAATTTTTTGGAAGAGTTAGGCTTTTCCAATATCAGCCTTATTAAGGATAGTAATGAAAATTCAATTCGACTTTCTGTTCCTGATATACAAAATCCATTTTATACAAATATATTCAGTTCATTGGATGGCAATATTAGTATGCCTGAATCAAGACTATTTATGAGATGGACATCAGGAAGAAATCTACTCTCATTTGTTAATACTTATCCTTTTTTATCCGTAGTAGGGATTCAAGATAATATTTATGCTTTTTCTAGTCCACTGAAAGAGGATTTTACGAATTTCACCAGACATGGCATCTTTTTACCTGTCTTTTATAAGATTGCTTTTTCGGGAAATAATGAAAATCAAGTGCAGTACAGTTATTTAAATGATGATTTGATCCAGCTAAATACTTCTAATTTGTCATCATCTGATATTTTTAAATTGAAGCAGCTGAACCAAGAGTTAGTTCCAGATCAGCGAGTGAGTACCAATCAATTGCAATTGATTTTACCTACTGATGATATTAACAATGGTTTTTATGAAATCATCAATACTAAAACTGAGGAAGTATTAGGACCTTTAGCATTAAATTACCCGAAAGCAGAAAGTGAAAATAGTTATTATACCACTTCTAAATTAAAGGAGTTATTTCAAGGTCAAAGTAATGTTGAAATCATAGAAAGTTATGATTTTTCTTCAATTGATGAATATATTGCTGAAACCAAGGAAGGATTTCCTTTGTGGAAATACTTCTTAGTATTAGCTTTGCTAAGTTTATTAGCTGAAGTTTTAATCATACGCTTTCTAAAATAG
- a CDS encoding TonB-dependent receptor gives MEMNLLKKITLLFCLSIGIIWQSNAQNTRITGKIIDDETKVPLIGVNVVIKGKVLGTTTDFDGNFDFSVSLATPITLQFSMVGYQTQEYTIDENNSSTDIKISLKEELLMGQEVVVSASRVEESILQSPVSIEKMDVLAIQQTPADNYYKSIGYLKGVDVTQSSINFQIVNARGFNSTGNTRFVQLTDGMDTQAPALNFPIGNLNGPSELDVESVEFIPGAQSALYGPNAFNGIMRVTSKSAFEYQGFSFFAKSGVNHVGADTEAGAPGSPQPMYEASFRYAKSLFNDRFAFKVNGSYMRAEDWYATDYNSDRNSALQPDGISFNPGKDAPNLMGDEAAVNLAILSLSSDWATLAGQLSNNSQIQRDNLIRKGVPTNQFVQNGFLPNQLVSASPFQEHQLIDYGAENIKGNVGLYYRLTDNIEASYLWNAGFGTSIYTGAQRYSLKNFGIQQHRLQFEGTNWFVRGYATLENSGDSYITEFYAKRVLDLSVGNSPVGVFTQDVSGWLGTYAYNYLAYLDAQGIDPNVNSVSDVSTQMQQDAFSYARTTTEAFFDVDFDSEEGQNILEEAADGTVPNGPKFNDQSRMYHAEAQYDFSDQIEFVDILVGGSFRQFDLRSNGTIFPDSPENPITINEFGGFVQASKRLLDDKLKLIGSIRGDKNENFNAVFSPRLSSVLTFSKTHNLRASFQTGFRNPTTQGQFINLDIISSRLLGGLPGNLEEYGIGTNPNIYTIESVNGFAADVFAATPEQRADANFIPNAAQQLVAIEDFDPVAPEQVQSFEVGYKSVVDNKLMLDFVGYYNNYNNFIVQQRMRRAGLNPDGSVNPLTLLNGTADNTFQVYTNADEQISAYGFAGEVNYSLPKKYSIGFNYNYNKLNTQNASDDFVFGFNTPEHKFNIKFGNRKLTDKIGFNVVYRWQSEFFWESSFGDGIIPAFGTADAQVSFKLPSKMMLKVGGSNLLNQYYQQSFGAPSIGGIYYVSITFDQLMN, from the coding sequence ATGGAAATGAATTTACTGAAAAAAATCACTCTATTATTTTGCCTATCAATAGGGATTATATGGCAAAGTAATGCACAAAACACACGAATTACAGGGAAAATTATTGACGATGAAACCAAGGTTCCACTTATTGGAGTTAATGTGGTAATTAAAGGTAAGGTTTTAGGTACTACAACAGATTTCGATGGAAATTTTGATTTCTCTGTTAGCCTAGCCACTCCTATTACACTTCAATTTAGTATGGTTGGTTACCAAACCCAAGAATATACGATTGATGAAAACAATAGCAGTACAGATATAAAAATAAGTTTAAAGGAAGAACTTCTGATGGGGCAGGAAGTAGTAGTTTCAGCATCCAGAGTAGAAGAAAGCATATTGCAATCACCCGTTTCCATAGAGAAAATGGATGTTTTAGCAATTCAACAAACCCCCGCAGACAATTATTATAAATCAATAGGATACTTAAAAGGTGTTGATGTAACTCAAAGTAGTATCAACTTTCAAATTGTAAATGCCAGAGGTTTTAACTCTACCGGTAATACTCGTTTTGTACAGTTAACTGATGGAATGGATACACAAGCTCCCGCCTTAAACTTTCCAATTGGTAACTTAAATGGGCCATCAGAATTGGATGTTGAAAGTGTAGAATTCATACCTGGTGCACAATCAGCTTTATATGGACCAAATGCTTTTAATGGTATTATGAGAGTAACTAGTAAATCTGCTTTCGAATACCAAGGATTTAGCTTTTTTGCTAAATCAGGAGTAAATCATGTAGGAGCTGATACTGAGGCAGGAGCACCAGGCTCGCCTCAACCCATGTATGAAGCATCATTTCGATATGCAAAATCATTATTCAATGATCGTTTCGCTTTTAAGGTTAACGGAAGCTACATGCGCGCTGAAGACTGGTATGCAACTGATTACAATTCAGACAGAAATAGCGCACTGCAACCAGATGGCATTTCATTCAATCCAGGAAAAGATGCTCCTAATTTGATGGGAGATGAAGCCGCAGTGAACTTAGCCATTTTATCTTTATCAAGCGACTGGGCTACTTTAGCAGGACAATTAAGTAATAACTCTCAAATTCAAAGAGATAATCTTATCAGAAAAGGAGTACCCACCAATCAATTTGTACAAAATGGATTTTTACCTAATCAATTAGTATCTGCATCACCTTTCCAAGAGCATCAATTAATTGATTATGGTGCAGAAAATATTAAAGGTAATGTAGGATTGTATTATAGACTTACTGATAATATTGAAGCAAGTTATTTGTGGAATGCAGGCTTTGGTACAAGTATTTATACTGGGGCACAAAGATACAGTTTGAAAAATTTCGGTATTCAACAACATAGATTACAGTTTGAAGGGACAAATTGGTTTGTTAGAGGTTACGCTACTTTAGAAAATTCAGGAGATTCCTATATTACTGAATTTTACGCCAAAAGGGTTTTAGATTTAAGTGTTGGCAATAGTCCTGTAGGTGTATTTACTCAAGATGTATCAGGATGGCTTGGTACATACGCATACAATTATTTAGCCTATTTAGATGCTCAAGGAATTGACCCTAATGTTAATTCAGTGTCAGATGTCAGTACACAAATGCAACAAGATGCGTTTAGTTATGCAAGAACTACTACTGAAGCGTTTTTTGATGTAGATTTTGATTCTGAAGAGGGGCAAAACATATTAGAAGAGGCAGCAGATGGGACGGTGCCAAATGGACCGAAATTCAATGACCAGTCACGTATGTATCATGCTGAAGCGCAATATGACTTTAGTGATCAAATTGAATTTGTAGATATTTTGGTTGGCGGTAGCTTCAGACAGTTTGATTTAAGATCAAATGGAACCATATTCCCAGATAGCCCTGAAAATCCGATAACCATAAACGAATTTGGGGGATTTGTTCAAGCATCAAAAAGGTTGTTAGATGATAAATTAAAGCTTATCGGATCCATTCGTGGTGATAAAAATGAAAACTTTAATGCAGTATTCAGCCCTAGATTATCCAGTGTTTTAACTTTCAGCAAGACTCACAACCTTAGAGCATCTTTCCAGACGGGATTTAGAAACCCTACCACTCAAGGACAATTTATTAACTTAGATATTATATCAAGTAGACTTTTGGGAGGCTTACCAGGAAACTTAGAAGAGTATGGAATTGGCACCAATCCTAATATTTACACAATTGAATCTGTAAACGGATTTGCAGCTGATGTTTTTGCTGCTACTCCTGAACAAAGGGCAGATGCTAATTTTATTCCTAATGCAGCACAACAATTGGTAGCGATCGAAGATTTTGATCCTGTTGCTCCTGAACAAGTACAATCATTTGAAGTAGGCTATAAAAGTGTTGTAGACAATAAATTGATGTTAGATTTTGTAGGATATTATAATAACTATAACAACTTTATTGTTCAACAAAGAATGAGAAGAGCGGGTTTAAATCCTGATGGTAGTGTAAATCCATTAACTTTATTAAACGGTACTGCAGATAACACTTTCCAGGTATATACGAATGCTGATGAGCAAATAAGTGCTTATGGCTTTGCTGGTGAAGTTAATTATAGCTTACCAAAAAAATATAGTATTGGTTTTAACTATAACTATAATAAGTTAAACACACAGAACGCTAGTGATGACTTTGTTTTTGGATTCAATACCCCAGAACACAAATTCAACATTAAATTCGGTAACAGAAAGCTGACTGATAAAATTGGTTTTAATGTGGTGTACAGATGGCAATCAGAATTCTTCTGGGAGTCATCATTTGGAGAT